The Girardinichthys multiradiatus isolate DD_20200921_A chromosome 21, DD_fGirMul_XY1, whole genome shotgun sequence genomic sequence AAGACCAAAGCggacttttgttttattaagacAACCCCAATCTTTCAAATGTCATACATTTGATGTGAATCACTTTATGAAAACTTTTACCACTGTAATGTTTGCATTGGGTGGTTATTTACAAAGATGTTTATTTACACTGGAAGTGGAGGACGGAGATGATGCACCACTAATGATCTTCCTGTATGAAACGCTTACAAGGAAAAGAACGCGTACATTTATGTTTCTGTCTACTATCTGCAAGAAACGAAATATAGTGAAAATCAATAAAACTGCATTCACTTGAATCACTAacttatttttccctttttagaCCAAATATTCTTATATAACAGACAGTTACTGTGagcagaaatgtttttcatgttcTGTTCTTAGTGCGTGTTTCATATAGGAAGGATTTTTCTTTGCACACTGTTGTAATTGTGTGGTGTCTCCTTATAACAGTTTAAATTCCTGATTAGTGATGTCACAAGTATGTAACATTACCCTCTGTAGCGAGCTAGGGGAGAACCGTGCTTGCTGATGGACGCTTGGAGTTTATATTTCAATCTCCCTAACTCAGAAGCAACATTACAGGTTGTATGGACTCTGTTTGTTTCATGTATGATAAAACAGCAGCAAATTAACCGGGCCATATAAGGCTAATGAAGAGTGTGTTTAATTAAAGGACAAGAACTGTGAAATTTCTAGTATCAATGTGGTTAAGAGTTTTTGATTGTCCTGCTTTATGTTATTGCCGCCTCCACCAAATACAAATCTAACCCACGTTACGACACCACCTGCTTCCTCCATTTCATGTGTAACCATTGGCCTCCGGGTAAAAACCCGCTAACACAAACTTGACAACTGTACAGGGTTCATAATACAGAAATTGCATAAACCGCTATAACATTTTCTATATTCTAGTTGTTGGATTCCTTTGGACTAGCCATAAACCTTGTCCAACTAATCTGGTTTTTCACGTGAGTAGAATACCAAGAGAGTTTTCCACTTCAGGTAAGGTATTACATGCCTTTAAAACTTTAATAGAACCTTGCTTTCAATATATTGAACTCAGTTCAAGATGAGCTCACAAACCTATGATAGTGCTATATGCTGCATGAGATGTGTAGGAACCAGATCTGAAGATGGTGGGATTATTTTGTAAagtagaaaatgaaagaaaatgagatGTAACTAGGattaaagagattttttttaacacagctcAGATTCATGAGCCAGAAGGGATTTTTCACAAGCTTTGTCTTTCAAAGGTGACAACAGTAACCTCTGCTGAGTGGAAAGTGGGATTGTCTCTAAATTAAATAGTTTAGCTGTCCTGAGCCTGTTACACTTTCATACAATATGCATTAAACCAGGGGGATTAAAGAACTAAGATCAAGAGTGAGTCACAAGTCTGGCCATGCTTAGAATCCTATTTAGGAacctttgttttctctggttcaTACAGGTTATCCGCAGGTTTATCAGCATGGGTGGCATTTCATAAAACGTATACAGAACATAATGGGGAATGTTGACAAATTAAGCAGAAATAAGCCATCCtacactatgaatttaacactATTCAGGTTGTAAAACATAAACCCCCACTTGATGCTCAGTGTACTCACTTCGGTGAATAGTTGCAGACTAAATATGTTGCCCTTTTCCAAACAGAACCCCACACATTCATATTGTGGCACGTGTGGACAGCACAACCGATTTTGTTAGATGTTGCCCATACCATCtgcaaaaatcaaaaagaaataattttattacaATCATGTCTACAAGACTTTTACTAATTTAAATGAAAGGCATAATAATTATCTTACTTGTGTGTAGTGGGTACACATAGGTCCATAGCATCTGAGAGGGCATCGTGGGTTGCAGTCACGAGGGTATGGAAATGAGTAATCTTTCACTTCGTCGTACCAGGGCTTCACCAGCTGCAGAATGGACCGATAGCTGCGAGCAGAATACAGACAAATTGAGTATgtgatcatttttcttttagagTGTTTCCAAATGATGATGAGCAACAGATGATTTTTTCCCAACAGGGGCCAAACCACAACCCTGTTTGATAGAAATATTATAGTTCAGGAAAAATCACTATTCTAGCATCAACGGAGATAGCCTAAACTCACTAAAAAGAGAgtcttatatttttatattttgtcccTAGTGAGTGTAAACAGGAGGCAAAGATTTGGaaaccaaatttattttttgttattctggTTTTCTGTAGCCTCAAATTTTTCTGGGTTTGTTGCAGATGCTCCTATTTTTTCTTCTGCATCAGATCTCATCTCACGCCATTTCATCCCATCTGATCTCATCATGTTTCGTGTCATATTTATCTCATCTCATTCCACTTTATTTCATCTCATCCCATCTCATCCCATTCGGTCTCATCTGATCTAACCTGACATGATATGATCTCAGATATTACTTTGCTGTTGCATGTTAATAAATACTGACTGTGGTTTCACTGTTTTTAAAGGAACATTTTCTACATAATCAGCACCAAAGATTGTTCATTTTGTTAATTCCTATGTATATTTAGGCTTTAGTGTTGCATTTTTAATGCTTATCTAAGTGAAATAACAATCAAAAGTCTATTTGATAACAAGCACTTTTAGTTATATCTACTGTGTTTTGGTTTGCAAAGGGTAGCAGCATATAAAATGTTGTTGACCTTTTGTTACTTCAATAAAATCCAAAAGTTTGGGAACACAGAGGTGCCCTATGTTTTCAAATGGAAAGCCAAGACCTACTACAGGGCTTGTCTTTTTTCTCCTTATGGGTCATGgctaaaagtaaattttttgtttATAGAAAAGGTCACAGAAGCATTCCACTTGCAACCTCCAGGTCATAGTGCACAAACTACATTACAATGACCATCATTCCTCGGAAAGAGTTCCATCCCGAGAAGGGCAACACATTAGAGCAAAGAGAAGTCTAAGGTCACTCACCGTCCTGTCCTGACTGAGAGGTTTTGACCCAGAAACCTGAGGAGGTGAGGCGGTCCATGTTCCCAAAGGCAGGCATGAGCCCAGTCCTCTGCTGTTTTTGCCAAAGTCTCATCCCACACCTTAACACATACAATGAAATGGTGGAGGCAAAGAAATTCATTAAATGACTAAAGCCAAAATAATGACCCAAATCCTTAAAGTAAGGTGATGCCTTGTGACACTCTTTGCAAATGGTTTGAAAGGACATTGCAGCATAAAGTTCCAACACTGGAAAGGACACAACAGCAATTTAATTGCAGATACTGTAGCAGTGAAGTAATTTGACAAATAGAAAATTAAAGCCAGCTACAATGACATCTGCATTGGAGTAActtgaaactaaaacatttacacTGTAATGTCTGACAGAtcactgctgtttttttccagGTTTCACTACCATCTGGCTACCAGTGTCACACAAAGAGCCCTGCTGTTGGGAATGACCAGCTAATTTAATGGCCTTATTGAGTAACTTTTTTGCTGTGGGGTCAATTGTAGAAAATGTTTGAATGAAAGCTTTGACTTACCATGTATTCCATATTGGAAGCTGGAGGAAACACTCTGCCTCTCACTTTATTGTGATAATCGAGGATGGCAATCATGTCGTTCTGACTAATATACCGCTTCCTCCTGGTTTTGGAAACTGTTCCGTTTTCTCCGTGACCGTGCGCCGCACCAAACCCATTGATGTCGGCACCTGGCGTGGATGAGGACGCAGCAATGGGACTTGTGGCCAGCGCACTTGCTCCCCAAGATATGCACATAACTACTAAATCTATGGCAAATAACTGGAGTTTCATGTTGGGTTTCAAGGAAACTGCAGATGAAATATTCAGATTCCAAGATGcgtctgaaaataaaacaacaactcAAGATTTTAATATGATGTATCCAGACAAGCTTCGTTGTCATGTtgcacataaaaagaaaaatcagtttTACCTTTTAAAGCGCGTCGTGCTGTCTACGCCAAAGTTGGCAGACAAGTATTACTCCTAAAGCTGCTGTGACGGTTCGCGGATGGAGACACAGAGCAGCGATTCAGTTGGTCCTTTGCAGACTTTGTGAGTGTTTCAGGAAGAGTCCTGTTTTGCGGATTTATATAGCCTATTCCCGCAGTGGATAGTGCAGGAAGTGCGCTTGCCTCAGGGATAAAACGCACAGCCCCTCCTTGTCACCAGAGACGCAGCATCATTTTAGTgcgttttttttaatgtgttccATCTTACAAAGAAACGAGGTTGGGAGGtgaaatttaatttattgatGAATTAGCAGGAAAAAGGTGTTCTTTGCTTGGAAACGCAGACATACAAGTGCTTATCTTTATCCTTTGGTTTCGTTTTTATGTACGAATCATGAGAACCTTATTTAGtaagtttctgtgtttttaataagCATAGGGAAGAGATTGACAAGTTCACAGTTTTCAAAATAAGTGCTTTCCAAAGAGTTTTTTACATGTCCACTTAGGAGGACATGTGTTTGGTCTTAACAAACTAAAGTGAaacctataaaataatatatttctaACTAATATGGCCACATGACAGTTTTGACAATTTCCCCATATTATTCAGTTTAAAGAAAGAATAACATCCTTCTTGCTGTTTTACTCAGCCTGTGTGTTCAGCAAGCCCCTGTCCCATTTCAACACACATTTAatctaaaataacaaaataatttttcagagaAGTTAACAAAAAGGAAATGAGAGTCACAGATGAACTCTATGATACACAAGCCTAATCACATGTTAGTTCAACTAAGgaacaacacacaaaaaaagacgTACACATTAATAATGTTCTGTGAGCATCCAGATATTTGAtatttgactttcatttgtccCTGAACTCATAGGTGACACATGCTCAACTTCCCCAGCTGTTTCAGTATCTTCAGATACTTCAGCAACCTTGTCTTTCTTAGCATTGACACAACTGAACATTTGCAAAAACTAATGTTTTGGTAACAGTAATTGTAAGTTAGagtaaaaaaagctaaattagtTTGTAATTGCAAACTAGCCCATGATGGATGATGTCCACTTTAAAAATAAGGTGAATATATGTAGGTTTGCATGATGGCGCAGTTCTTAGTgctgttgccttgcatcaaGAAGGTTCTCAGTCCATATTTTGGCCTTGGGTCTTTTGGTATGAAGTATGGATATTCTCTACATGTGGATTCCCTCCAGGTAGATAGACTTAGTCCCACAGTcaaaaaatatgtattataGTTTAATTGATCTTGTTAAATTGCCATTAGTGATGACTGCTtgacctgtgtgtctctgtgttgccctgtgatggactggtgacctaaCCAGGGTAAACACCGCTTCTCTCACAGTGACAGATAAAGACAGGCTCTAGCCCCTACATGGCCCTGCAAGAATAAGAGGGTATAGAGAATAAAGAacacaattattttaaacatttaaatgaattattttaaaattctatGCTGTGCAGGGATATACACATCAAACAACTCAAAGCATTTTAAATTGTCAGCCAGACATGGTCAAATGGAGTCCACACTTCTATAGGAAATACTAAGGTAGCCCTTTAATTTAGCACTGAATCATAAGCTATGAATCAGTTCCACTCTTCAGTGTCAACCACCCAGCTAAAAGCCTTATTTTCTCAGAGCGCTTAGAATGTGCAAACCACATTAAGACAACCATTGCCAGTGACTAGACATGCaagtaagcaaaaaaaaaaaaaaaatataattccCAGAACACTCTGGGGCAACTGGCACAACCTTTTTATTTGCCTTGTGGTGTAACTTTGCTCAGAATCTTGAAATACTTTGTGTGAATAatgtaatataaatattaacatttcaTTATGTTTAAGCAGGTTAGATTTACACATGACTGGGATGGTAGTGAATTTCTCCCATAGGTTGATCAGGATCAGGGAATGGAAGTTATTTTCTTTGTCACATCCAGTACAGTATAAGGATTACACTTGTTCAAAGTTTGGTTTTAGTTGTGCCGTTTGCCAAGGCAGGGATGCTAAGCCaaggaagaagagaaaaaaaaaaaaaccttcttatggttttcattGGCAGCTGGAGAAGAAATTAAAGCAAGTGACGCAAAAGCAACTTTTCCTCCCCTCCCTTTTTCCTGCTCTCTCTATTCTCTTATTCTCTTCCTTTCTTGATGCAGAGAAAACCGCTGCCttcccataaaaaaaaaaacccttctTGGAAGGGATTAACTTTTCAGGTGCTGGATTTGCAATGGAGAGGAATATATATCACTCAAGAGTGGAGCAAGGAAAAGGTTTTTATCCACGGTTTCACTCCCTCTATACATTTCACCACTCTGAATTGCTGCACTTCCTCAGTGTTGCTTAGCTAAAACGTTCACATGCAGCGACAGATCAGTCAGAGCATAAATCATGATAAATGTGTTAAATACGCTTGCTTCCCAAACCAAAACCAAATACTTAGTAAGATACAATGCAGATATGTTCTTCAGACAAAGATTTTTTTGGtttgcacatttgttttacTAAACAGAAGATAGAAATTAGTACATAGTAGGAGATAAATGAGTGTTTCAAGATTAGCTATCAGTGTCTTTTACCAGTACTTCCGTCCaaatatttaattcagtttctcagtgcTATTACCAACAACCTGTAATCCTGTTGGACTGGTTCAGGACCTTTATGTTTCCAATTTTCCCAGTGCACCTATATGGACCATCACATCTGCCCAGTACTTGGCCCCATCAGGGATTAAAAATCCCGGATGATCCCAGTTAATCATCTGGGATTAATAATCAGGCTGCTCTTTGGGGCAGCTCCGCCCACCAGCCAAATATTCAGGTAAAAAGCTTGCAGAAATCTTACCCTCTAGGTTGATCACCAAATTAAAATCCATACAATGCCAAGGTAGTCATACTTATTGAACCTATTCACATTTCATCACATTAAGACCACAAACTCTTGCAAAACCagtcagaggctgcaaaagacttgagactggagcagAGCTTCACCTTCCAAAAGGACAACAGCCCCAAAAGTGGAGTCATTGCTACAAGgaatagtttattttaaaccagttttgTATGtcaaaatggcctagtcaaagtacagacctaaatccaattaggaTGTTGTGGTAAGAAAGCAAAAAGGGGTTTATCTAGgaaagctaaatacaaatgtcaaactttcaaacataaaaatgggcagttctaaaatattaaaatgtgaaaaagctttaaaaggGATACATTCCTTTGCAAAGCACCATACAGTTTGAACACACACCTGTTTCTCTGCACTTGTCAAAGATATTGGCTTCAGATTCAAGATTAAACAATGGTGACTAAAGTTCACCTACAGCTGGAAAAGCTGGAAGCAGAAATACTGTGTATCAAAAGTAAGTATTTTGCATCTTTTCTTCCAACAGATGCTCggacacacacaaaaacctcATGTGCAGTCTCTCCAAGGCCCCAGATGATATTCTCTCCTTGTCTCAGATGACTGCTCCTTGTTTTCCCAGTGAACCCAGTGACTCCAAGAGGGGCTGAAGAGCTGTTATCATATTATCAGAGTAATTATAGCATTTTTTGGGTTGCATGTTTTTCTGAGAAGGCTAGAGCATGTTTTGAGAAGGCATTCTTTTTCAGACAGAGCATTTATTTACCTATAATATATTGTTCCAAGTCTCCCTCTGTGCTCTCCCCCCTTAAGAGGCCTCCTTAAACCAAGAGTCAATGCCAATACAGCAGAGGGATTGAGGTGCAGTGGTGAGCAAAAGGGAAGGCAAGAAAAGAGATATGGAACATACAGATTTAGCAAGTGTTTCATTGGTTTTCTTGCTTTCAGAAGTAGTTAAAAACAAAGTGCATGAAGGATTTAAAGCAAACATAacatacatgatttaaaaaaagaacactgTGTGAAATTAGCACCTAAAGAAGTATAAATGACAGATAAATTCAACATGAGAGTTTTCTAAACAGTGTGGAATACAGCTGTACAATACAGTGTACAATGTAGTAGAATTCCTAGTAGTACAATGCATAGTTCAAGCAAACAAAGCAGACTGTCAGGTCCGGGCTccacagctgcagcttatcAGGAGGAGCTTAAAGACAAGCTGGTTCCCTAAGGCAAACGCCAGATTGTTTTGCTAACATGAGTGGCAATCAGGCTCTCATCTTTTATGTTGTTTGGTTCTGGAAACTCTTGCACTTACCCCCCTTGTCTCTCCTGACAGAAACTGGATCTTGTACCCTTGATGTCTGAGTCTTGGGCTTTAGTGGTTGGCTTCCTTGTTCCTAGCGTCTGTTTGGAGGAAACCCACCCTAACCATTCTCCTTTACTCTCCAGCGCTCCTCTGGCAGCCCTCCTTAGCTATCAGGATTCCTCTTGCCATCCTTTCCtcactcacctgcctgtccaccctccaacaccaCTCCTCTTCACCAGCCTGGAAGGAAAAAGGCAAACATTAAAACGTCGCTATACACCAATCTCCTGCCAACCTCAGTTCTGTGGATTGACTAACCTCCTGGAACTCAGATCTCCTTTGTACCAGTAAGATCCTGCTTCCCTTCAAATCAGATCATTATTCATAATTTCCATAACTATTACTAATCACCTACCTCACCTCCTAGTGTAGTCCTGGAGCATGGTCCCGAAATCAGCAGAACCTCATCTTTGTAAATAATATGCAATAAACGCTTTTCAAACGTCTATTTATGTGTCTGTAATTGTCACCTGCTCCCAGAGACTCAGATTCTAAAAACCTGACAGGTGTGGCCTCCTTTCACATAAATTCATGTATGAATgaggcatggcatggaggcaatcagcctgtggcacatcTGAGGAGTAATGGAAGCTCAGgttgatagcagccttcaggtcatctgctttatatctcatcttcctcttgacaataccccaTGGATCCTCTGTggtgttcaggtcaggccagctTGCTGGCACCATCACTACATTTTGGTATGGAGTTTTTTTGTACTAAATGAATTAGTGCCTGAAGACGGACAAAGGAGTTTTTAACTTCAAGCAGGAATGATTTTACTATAATTAACTTTTCTGAGATGTTGGTATTATCTGATTATGATATGGTAATAGAATGAGAGGAGCATCCTCAAAATGCCTTGAGGGAGGCTACATGTTGATATGTAGACTTTACAGACTGCTTTTCTTCAAAGTTTCAGCCCCTCTTCTTGTGACAGAGGGTAGAAGAAAATATGTACAGGAGAGCAGCTCTACTGGGAATCTATCTGGAAtctattggaaaaaaaaaataccagaaGGCA encodes the following:
- the pi15a gene encoding peptidase inhibitor 15-A; translated protein: MKLQLFAIDLVVMCISWGASALATSPIAASSSTPGADINGFGAAHGHGENGTVSKTRRKRYISQNDMIAILDYHNKVRGRVFPPASNMEYMVWDETLAKTAEDWAHACLWEHGPPHLLRFLGQNLSVRTGRYRSILQLVKPWYDEVKDYSFPYPRDCNPRCPLRCYGPMCTHYTQMVWATSNKIGCAVHTCHNMNVWGSVWKRATYLVCNYSPKGNWIGEAPYKVGVPCSACPPSYGGSCSNNMCFPALKTNYLHWFK